Part of the Myxocyprinus asiaticus isolate MX2 ecotype Aquarium Trade chromosome 17, UBuf_Myxa_2, whole genome shotgun sequence genome, CATTTCATAATTGTGTAAAACAGGCCATTCACCAAAAAGAGAATAATATCGATACGAGTgttcagggtccaaaattaatggtgcattcaagtcctccTAGGAAGTTCGTACTTACGGGGTCAGAAATTGTAAATACGATGTgtgatgtgcgttcaagtgattATAGTCGGAAAGAACGGACCTGTTTTgtaatttcatttttctttctctttttcactaactggcgaaggaagtttttcttttttagcaCCAATCCAACAAAATAAAGAGCAAAGCcacacattaggtgtgtaattaaaTCTTTATCTATCCATTTTATCATTCTAGTACGgccacatataatgatgggaaatgttgttttgttgcaaatgatTGTCGCTGCAttaaccagctaaatgagtcttattttctggatTGTTATTCTGGATAATTATTCGTCATTAACGgtacaaaaatgcatacaaactaagCTACACAGTAAAAATCCTCAGGTAAAACGGAATTATTACCCATAACAATTGGCTTCCGCCATGATTCTTTAATTGACACGCCCCCCAACTTTGTGGTGGCGTTCATGTGCGTTCAACACGTAAATACGATAATTCTGACATGACTTAAACGCACCATAAGACGCCACACGTGTCATTAATGGATGAGTTGAGAAAATTGaccattaataaataatttttaacagGCCACGTTACAgcatttgcattattttatattttgtattttatataaaatcaCTCACAACATCATATACTAGCCAGTATCTTGGTGATTTTGTTCCTCAAATGTTTGTTTCAGTGACTTAATGACACAAATGTGTCACCACTcggtatttgtattttttaacctCAATTGGGTCAGACATGATTTATCATTCTTACACTGTGATTCAAACCACATGTTTTAATGTAATTCCTCCTTTTTTTAGCCAGCTTTATTTAGTCGCTAAATCCAATCTATATGTTTCTATTTGGCACTTggctaaggggctgttcacaacatgtttttgtatttgtctgcattgttttttaaTTGATGTCCTATGTATACGtgttagatggacatctttgacagcTGCgctgcatctcgctgttttttcagcatctcgcgcaggaGCGGCATATTTTTTTGCAGCcgtttcaagttaaaaagaacacctgcgttctgttctatttgaTGCATGTAGCTTTTTTAAGCGTAAGAACAACTTCGGTctaaaagtaatagttcacccaaaaatgaaaattctctcatctcagatgtgtatgactttctttcttctgctgaacacaaatgaagatttttagaagaatatttctgctctgtaggtccatacaatgcaagtgaaaggggtccaaaaagctccaaaaaagctcatagaggcagcataaaagtaatccatacaactcaagtggtttaatccatgtcttctgaagtgatccaaatggttttgggtgagaacagaccaaaatataactaattatatatcttggtgatcatgatttcaagctcaattacacatcctagcgccatctagtgctccatgcatgcatcaagcatgaggaagtgtaatcgagcttgaaatcatgatcatgccaagtaactgcaatggcaagatttatagtgaaaaaggagttacattttgctctgttctcacccaaaacagatgaatcacttcagaagacatgggttaaaccactggagttgtatggattacttttatgctgcctttatgtgcttatggaccctgttgacttgcattgtatggagaagaaagtcatacacgtctgggatggcatgaggttgagtaaatgatgagagaattgtgaatcattgggtgaactattcctttaactggttAATTATGGACCcaggtttgtgtttgtgtgtgtgtgtgttggtgtaaGTACCACTTTCTCTTGTTGCTCCAACAGCTCTTTATGAATAAGATTAAATGCATGTCGAGTTTCACACATGATCTCCAGAGCTCCTGTCAGAGTTTTCAGTTTAACTGCATTGCTGTTCTGTCctggaaaacaaacacacaaatcaaaACATCCCGCTGAGATTGTGTTTATGTACATCAACTTGCTCCGGCCACTGTCTAATTTGTTGGTCACTATATAATTCACTGTTCTGGGGTTTTCACCTTCAAACATTCCACGACTAGGCCAAACCTCCACAATATTTTCAGCTGCACTTGTTTCTTACCTGCCATGGTGAACTCGGCAAAGGCCACTCTCTCCAGAAGCGTGCGGAGCAGCTCACACGGAGCGTCGCTTAGACTTACGAAGAGTCGCACAGCTTTACTGTAATGCTGCTCTGCCAGAGCCTTATGCTGTTTACGAACGCTCTCGTTTCCAACCTGAGAGAGTCAAACAGCATGTTAATGCTTATTGTGTGCAACAAAGGGAAAGTGCAGACTCTACGACACTTGTTCTGCATATATTTGGCCATGTACCTGGTTGCGGTAGCAGCTGTGGTACATTGAAGCCAGTCTATGATGGATAGTGGCTGCTCTGTACTGGTAGAGTGGTTGGCGAGCTGATTCGGTCTGCAGGTCACAGTAGCGTAGAGACTTCATCATGGTCTCTGTGACCTCCCTCTCAATCTGAAACATGTCACACACAGGTCAGGTGGGTTTAATCCTCTCAGAGACCAACAGCAGTGTGTTTAGAGAGAGTAACGTGTGTGAGTGGTACCTGCTCTTGTGCTTTGCGGGACAGTGGAGCGTAGTCCTGAAGCAGAGTGGCCAGAGTGAAGTATGTGGTCGAGAGTTCCCAGTTAACAGAGTCCCAGACAGCTGAGTGACTGTCCCTGCAGCCCAGAGACTTCAGCGCCCTCTGATAGTAATCTATCGCCtgtagatggagagagagagagagagagagagagagagaaaaatggaaCTGTGAAAAATTAAAACAGGAATATCAATACATTAGAGGAGTACATTCCCATAAACACTACCCTtcattgcctttaaatattttcatcataCTGTAAACACACATAGAAAAATGACTCTTATACTTTAAGTAAACTTCCAAGTGTACTTGGCGAACTTCACTTGGTCTTTCCTGGATAAGGATTTAAAGACAACGTTAAATTAAAATGGACATTTCTTAATccaaatgtatttctttaaaggaatgttctgggttcaatatatgTTAAATtgtgacccagatttttgctttttttatgtaataattttttattaaatcttataataacaagcaacacatacatacatacatacatgcatatatatatatatacacacacaacatttaaaccccacaacccccccccccctccccaacccccaaccccgCCTCCCCAAATAacaatcctgtggtcacacataagtaaatatatacatacagatttttgcttttttaaagaaaagtagggatgagtcaaaatcaatattatgccacaaatgctgtcggttgagtttaacttgtattgaacccggaatattctttaaacgcatcaatttttcttaattgcaattaacgcatttaccaattttcacattagattctgacattttattcagatcCGTGTGATTTCTGAACACTGGTTataacctttgtgatgtgtccagGGTCATTACCAgcgttgtcacggtaccaaaatttcagtagtctgtaccgataccagtgaaatttcacaggtCTCGATTCGATACTACAGAAAACATTTGCTAATATGGATttaacacactcctttagcctatttaaagttaaatttcaatgtaaataataaaagacaatatgcatgtttccttcgtgtttataataaatgtttttaatcttttttataatttttccagaattccatgttttaaagtttaatttcatcatcaaaatggtgcctaatcaaattaattcttaaaactaaaaaaaaataaaataaaaaaaattaacaagtaaaaaatagaacGATTACTTCTCAACATACCATTGaattttgtaaaacatttattcagaacaaaagcactcttgcttgtgatatattgcctaatttgtattattattacaatcattattcattgatattattattataaatattactacagtgaggattacattttactatacagttgtaatatatttctttagCAATTTCTTCAGTTTCAGGCGTCTAGCATTTATTATGAGtcgtgcttttattttgccgTGTGTTTTTGACGGAAGTTTAACTTGTCCGGATAAACAGTgcactacatggcccagtgttaTCGTTATAGCGCAaatactgtgatttaattatataaatatatagtctacatgtaaTACGTACAGTGCCCgtgcttcacagtggattagtgctctgctctgtcatctctcatccaacgtgaatgattctcatagtctgtggagtttccagtgtatgagcggtcagcttcacacattcatttaaagcacacAGCTCGAATGCAGACTAAGATTTCAGCCTTTCAcagttaaataatcacactgggacatatcacaatattaatttgattagttgtgcattttattgtaaaaggAATAACAAAGCACACACTCAAATAAGCATGTGAtaatttgaaagcagtcgtgtgtccgTAAAACAGTGTGCAGGTACCGGATTAAGTCGGTGCTCGCtactaccggtactgtagaaacactggtatcgttacatctttttttattttagtaccgacttggtactaAAGTACAGGTACTTTTGGCAACActagtcattacactgacgcacacgcaACAGCAATTCCGTGTCAGTGATCAAGTCatggaaaaagaaacaaatccatATGAAACTTGTGATAAGCCGCATTCAAACGACCGGCTGAagtgaagcatcagcattttCCCGGCTTCACATTCCAGACAATTCAGATGAAGTATCACTACGTGGACAGTGCCAGCGCTAAAATCAAAAAAGACATtctctgcaagcacttttcatgtggagttcaaagcggcaaatCAAGTAAATGTGGCTTCACGATTACTGTAGTAAAGTGGATAGCCACTAATAATATTatagaggatgagagtttaagagatttaatgcccattgcaataaaaatgcaaactatgaggagactagttctttcaattaatcaaactcccaattagactttgggaaacatttaatgtttcttgaattggtgatattttagtgcatttctatctttatactctgtaaggctttgtttggaaaacattgataaaaacaaaaacattttgacaggaaaaaaagtatatagagtcaattttcagcactttcaaaatctgtgatcaATCGCGATTAATTATGAAAAACTATGAAAActcatgtgattaatcacgattaaatattttaatcaactgacagcactaggtttaacatgattttagtgtgctaaaattGCTTCCTAACCTTATCAGTCTACAGTTCtacccaatattacaactttgttgccatgacagtgCAATGCTGGAAAACCCTGTTAGCGAGTttatctagggtgtgctgagtgactccagccaggtctcctaagcaaccaaattggtccggttgttatggagggcagagtcacatggggtaacctcctcgtggtcgctataatgcggttcgcTCTCAGTTcaacgtggtgagttgtgcatggatgatgtggaggatagcgtgaagcctccacacgcgctatgtctccacggtaatgcgctcaacaagccacgtgataagatgcgtgggttgacggtctcagacgcggaggcaactgagatttgtcctccaccacatggactgaggcgagtcactacgccaccacgaggacttagagtgcattgggaattgggcattccaaattgaaaaaaaaaataaataaaaataaaaaaaaaggactggtcccattcacttccattgtaagtgccttactgaaaccgtaattttttttaaacttttttttttttaaataaacgagggactaGTCAAAAATATtcgctacaaatgctgtcgattgcacttcacttgtattaaacccggaacacTCCTTAAATAAATGTCCTTTTATTGAGGATGATTCATTAGCTCATgtcatgttattctaaagaagaaatatttgttttcataatcttttACCAAAATGTAATACCTTTCTTTGGCTCTGAAACATCCTTTCTATTCTGCTGATGTAGTCAAGGCCACTTAGGcggggtaaaaaaaaatgttatccaatAACACTAGTCCCGCCCAAcagtttttcttgttgaatatgtTGTTTTTACTCGGAAATTCATCACATTACTAAAGCAAAACGAATTACGAACggaatttcatgttgactttaagactaTGCCTTTACTCGACAACAATGGAAGCGTGTGTAAACCTTGTTGTAGTACAGGGCCTCTTCAGGTGAGAACTCCCCACGGCTGTGCTCTGATGTAATGACACAGTGAGCCTGTGCGCAGATCCGCATAAGTCGCCCGATGTTGCACAGCAGCAGGGCTGTGTTTACCAAGTCTGAAATGGCCTGGAAATCTTCCATGCCCTTCTCAAAACATGAGAAACTCTTCTTCCACAGCTCCTGCTCGGCCACGCACACACTCCTGCGTactggaggaagagagagagaacgagaaatAAGCTAGTACTCTCCACCAACAATGTAAACAACAAATGTTATTTGTCAAAATGTTGTAAGTTCAGACCCAGCAAGGGACAATCCATGAGCTATCACCATTAAAAgtggaggtcgaccgatagtgaattttgctgatacgataactaaggtggcggAAAAGGCCAAAAACCGATTAATCCTCCAATAGTTTTTAAACACAGTTTAcagaatgttaaaacattttcttagtctttccttactacaACATGCAAATACACAGATGCTaccagagtccaaaatgaataaaataattgtgctatcaaaatcccaataataaccagaaaaaaataagatttgatgcataatgtgggacttttaacaagCCTAAAATTAATCTGGGAcgcttattttttaaatgatagagacttggctccgttacaatgttctattttcatgtttttaccagattaagctttttatagcctatatattcaccagatgaaggattctgaatatacatttttcacctGCTGaggttttctttattattattcacaagatataaaGTTGGAAACATgatatacagtactatgcaaaagttttaggcacttgtgaaaaatgctgcatagtgaggatgtctcaaaaataatgacaaaaattgttttcatttatcacttaatgtcatacaaagtccagtaaacataaaaaagctaaatcaatattcagtgtgaccacctttgcctttaaaacagcaccaattctccttggtacacctggacacagtttttcttggttgttggcagataggatgttccaagcttcttggagaattcaccacagttcttctatctatttaggctgtctcaactgcttctgtctctttatgtattctcagactgacacgatgttcagtggggtgctctgtgggggccatgacatctgttgcagggctccctgttcttctattctaaagttttctatttgcagaagtaatgtttgggagtctaacatttatatttcctattgacacactaaagctgaagatataaacaaccatcttaagacaaatgcttttgtgaaacatcttatgtgcctaagacttttgcacagtactgtatgtgctgACACAGCAGCTTTTGTATATAATCGCATTTTACTTTGCATGCCCTCAATTCAATTTAgtacacttgattatctaatcaaaaaaactaaatatgcattgaagtgaggatacaaATATGGATGAAGATTGTCAATGATAAAATATACAGCATATTCCCACGAGGTGATTGATTTTAATTCACCTCTAGGAACTATTGGGAACTATCGTCATAGATTTCTGCCGATAACTGATAgtcccaaaaagcaactatcgattACTTTGTAAGACCAATATATAGGTCTGTCTCTAAttaaaagttcacccaaatatggcAATAATAAGAAACTGCAATACTAAACCACACCACTTGAACTTGTGTGATTTAAAGAGCTCCCCACCTCCTTTCTCCGTCTGCATGGCCGCCGCTTGGTTCATGTAGAACACGCCCATCTCGTTGCGGATGTTCCCGAGCCGTTTGAGAACCTGACCCAACTGCTCCTGACCCAAGTCCTTCAGCACTTCTGAGGTCAAAAGGTCATGGGCGGCCTCATAACACTTGCTGCTGATGATCAGTTGGTACTCTGGGTCTGTGGCCAGATCAGTGGCCATGCTAAAGGCTGAGAGAGATAGAAAACATTAGCCAATTAGTGTGTTAGTATTTTAATTCCTTCGGACACTTGCACTAAACACTTAATTAGACCATAGATTATTTAGAACCGAGTCCTTATAGCAACACCGCTGAGCCATGTTTATGTTCTACATTGTTTTGTTAATATTTACAAAatatcagggggcctgggtagctcagcgagtattgacgctgaataccacccctggagtcacgagttcgaatccagggcgtgctgagtgactccagccaggtctcctaagcaaccaaattggcccggttgctagggagggtagagtcacatggggtaacctccttgtggtcgtgataaagtggttctcgctctcaatggggcatgtggtatattgtgcgtggatcgcggagagtagcatgagtctccacatgctgtgagtctccgcggtgtcatgaacagcaagccacgtgataagaggcgtggattgacggtctcagaagcggaggcaactgagacttgtcctctgccacccggattgaggtgagtaaccatgccaccatgaggacctagtaagtagtgggaactgggcattccaaaattggggagaaaaggggataaaattaatttaaaaaaaatatataaaaaatattgataaaatatctgatACACTCAGtaatcttttgtttatgtttttttatacatatacatgtatataataGGCAATTTATTTAGGatgcaaaaatgaacaaatattttaatgaatattgtgtGATCTAGTGTCAAGACCTTGGCAGGAGCTCTCGCGATGCAGGCAGTGTAAGATCTCCTGGTCGTCTTTAGTCTGGTAACTGTATTCCTCTAGATACGCAGCTCTGTTTGAAGCATTCTGGGCCAAAATCAGCTGAACATCtccacacagagacagacactgACAATGGAACAGAAGCATCTGTGGGTGGAGACTTCCACTGATGGAGCAATATGCATCTACACAGAGAGAAAACATATCAATCAAGTTTGAACAAGATTACTCATTCAGCTCTATAATAATTACCTAAataatatactttttaaataatacacTGACTGTATTATAATTCATTGATTCTAAAGGTTGGAAACTGAAACTGGATGAGATAAAGCAATTAGCTACAGTTTCTTGCACAACAAACATTCATAATGTAGTTTTAAATGACCATTTTCCACTCCCTCTCTTTGACCCTTGCtacattttgcacattttaaacttctatatgtaaatgaaCTCTGTTATGATCAGCTAACCTATTTGCATATGAATGAGTAACAATGCCTATTCCAATGGCCCATTTAAAGTCGTATAGGAAACATAGTTTTTGATGTTCTTACCGTGGCACTGTAGAGCCAGTTTAATGTAGCGTAGCGACCGTCCGTACTTCATCAGGTTGGTTGCAGCGTCTGCCAGAACATAATATGCTTTAGACGCTTTCAGACACAGCTGTTGTTTCATACGGTGCTGCCAGGTGCCCGGTAACATCCCAGAGCGTGTTGGCATCTTCGGCTCTGCGTTAATTGGACCGACTGTGCAACACACAATCAAGCAAGACAcagttaataattatatattacagaGGACAAAGCACTTTCTGAGAGATTAGAGGATGGGTGTCCTCTGACCTCGGTCCAAGAGGAGAGCAATCTCTTTTTCCACGTCTCTGGCTCCGTTCTGACTTCTCTCCTCATATTTTAGAGGGATGGGGGTGCTGGGGTCGGCCGCAGGCAGGTCACTCTCCTTCTTTATACTGCCGTCTACTGCCTTCAGACCctactcataaacacacacacacacacacacacacacacacaaacacacataaggtGTTGCCTTATTGCTTTTACCCATAAATACCTGCCAAGTTAACGTAAAAAAACTAATAAaggcaatataatataatacaaaataatataatataattagggCAGggaaatttaatacattaatttctgcaattaatacGGTAGTTAAAAACCCCCCGCAACAAATGCATTTGTTTTCACTTCCTGAaaattcactaatgtttttccacactttgtgaacattttaacatgtttatactgtatttaaataattaaaataaatgatgactaaccaatttcttgcgaGTTCTTTGAGatgaagtataaaataaatatgtttataattatatgataatgtttgttttaatgtaccatgtttAATCGCAAtttatcacagaaaactgtgtgattaattagtttaaaatgtttaatcgattcacagccctaaatataattaatacaaattagatatgtcaacaaacattaaaagggatagttcaccaaaaaatgaaaattctctcatcatttatccaccctcatgtcatctcagatgtgtatgactttctttcttctgcagaacacaaacaaagatttttagaagaatatctcagctctgtaggtccttacaatgcaagtgaatggtggccagaactttgaagtttcaaaaagcacataagggcagcataaaagtaatccatacaactccagtggttacatccatgtcttcagaagcgatatgataagtgtggctgagaaacagatcaatatttaaatccttttttactgtaaatctccactttcacttccacattcttcttcttttgtttttggctattgacattctttgtgcatattgccacctactgggcagggaggaacatttatagtaaaaaaaaaaaaagacttaaatattgatctgtttctcacccacacctatcattttgcttctgaaaacatggatttaaccacttgagacttatggattacatttatgctccttttatatgctttttggaccttcaaagttctggccaccattcacttgcatggtatggacctacagagctgagatattctttaaaaaatctttgtttgtgttaattttttttttgggtgaacaatttaacacaccgatcagccacaaatttaaaaccacctgcttaatatcgtgtaggtccccctcgtgccgccaaaacagcggcaacccacatctcagaatagcattctgagattatattcttctcaccacaattgtacagagcagatatctgagttacagtagactttgtcagttcgaaccagtctagccattctctattgctcatctggcaccaacaatcatccatgtgattatctaatcagacaatcgtgtggcagcagtgcataaaatcatgcagatacggttcaggagcttcagttaatgttcacatcaaccatcagaatggggaaaatgtgatctcagttatttggagcgtggcatgattgttggtgccagatgggctggtttgagtatttctgtaactgctgatctcctgggattttcacacaacagtctctagaatttactcagaagggtgccaaaaacaaaaaacattcagtgagtgacagttctgtgggcagaaacaccttgttgatgagagaggtcaacagaaaatggccagactgtttcaaacttacaaagtctacagtaactcagaatgctattctgagatgtgggttggcactgttttggtggcacgagagggatctacacaatattaggcaggtggttttaaagttgtggctgattggtatatAGTGCACTTACTTTTAGAACATAGCTGAGAACCAGTCGGCATTTCTCCTCCTTGTCTTGAGACACAGGAAATGCACAGTTGGGCTAGAAGTGAAAAGAAAGATGGAGTCAGAACATTGTTAACATATTGATGTTGTAAATTCAGCGAATTAAAAGGGGTATTTACTTTCTAGCAAATTTATGTAAGACCATTTTAACCTCTGTTACACATAACAGCTTTTATTCAGCAATATCTTGTGACAAACAACAAAAGTAACAATAATTCTACAAAGAACATCTTCAGATTCAACATCTCATACTCTGATCTGGTGTGTGCTTTTGTATTTCTCTGGAACAGACAGCTCGCCGACAGACTTGATGATAGCCACGGCTTTGGAATCGTCATGTGGCTCTGAAGAGGTGCTGTAGGAGGAGCTTTCATCttcatcttcctcctcctcctcttcatcactATAACTGTCTTCAGAACCTCCGCCCCTCAGCGACTCCCCGTTCCCCTCCTCTACACTCACATCATCCAGCTGGAAAAGTTCTGCCAGCATGTAGTGTGCAGATGCGATGATCTACACCAGCAAACAGAAGAGGACATTATCACACAACAGATCTGTCACACACTCTTGTGAGCTACCCATCTAGGCAACATTTTCAGGCATCAAAGGCATGCGCCCGAAGTGAATGAATATCCAATATCATCCTCCAATGATGCATGTGACAAGCTCAGTTAAAAATGGGGGACGCAGTTTGTCAATGTCAATTCTACATTTTATTCTAGAAGTTATATATCTTATTTAgtactaaaaaaaagtatcaATATAAATATAGTTTCATCCAATCCattattttatccaatatttgaATGTTCCATGTAATTTTTGTTCATATTATTGAGCAtaatgttagcttagcaacataatACATCGTCAAGTCTCTCGAGCACTTCACATTATCTGTTAACATCGTTCCTTCCAATTAATGCCAAtctatttcagttaggatgctgccttggaAAGTGTCTGACTATGCAGACAGCAAAGTGACTTGCTATAGACAAAAATCAGAGTGAAGAATGGAACAAAGAAAGTATATACCTGTGTATGTCTCTCCTCATCCAACAGTTTAATACAGTTGAGCAGCAGAGTTCTAATTGTGCCATAATTCTTCCTGTTTTGGCTTTTCTTTAGCATCATATTGCTGGCCACTCTGTCatataaaacaacagaaaactTCATTTGGGCCGTCTCTGATGCTGAATGAAAAAATTAGGCAACACAAACAGAATATGAGCAACGTAGTTCTAAAGGTGAACCATACTTGTATAGCAGCactgctacaggaagtgtgaagGGATTTTGGCATTTCTCCTCTGCTGCCTCCTCACACAGAGTTGTGAGGTCATACAATTTCACGATGTCACTTCCACTGGCTGGAAGAGGCAAAAGATGCTTATCAATCATAACAGCAGTAATTAACAtacagaagtcttaaaggtacattAGCAAAACAACAATCTTTGTTTGCTtaggtttaaaggtgaagtatgtaacttttttgatgtcaaaataccttctactatcccagtttactgttcattgacaactagaagtaagccatttgtgggtttacCTCCCCTGAAAGTA contains:
- the LOC127454726 gene encoding erythroid differentiation-related factor 1-like isoform X2, with the translated sequence MSSQDKNTDIEHRYEEELTSTSTEDNKQEAVICLSNNEVKSRAVVKYSAAPPPTTYALLQEKTDLKLPPANWLRENAQLGPAGTTVLGSSRKSKPFSSFGMAYDFIDCIGDDVDVVSDSENIKKLLKIPYSKSHVSMAVHRVGSTLLLDELDIQELFMRSSQTGDWTWLKEFYQRLIDQKWQRKKKSKEHWNEKAILSKFLYYSINSDGTAVPMPSDTDQVAEEACGTGGDGPSWPATFNSSTSDSEEPAMPKEEQVDTYSLGHVSSVPKEQNLPTLFNEGENSQGLRNDFVRNILWTFEDIHMLVGSNMPIFGGGRYPAVSLRLRDNNKPINVLTGLDYWLDNLMCNVPELVMCFHVNGIVQKYEMIKTEDIPDLENSTFSTRVVKDIAQNILSFLKSNCTKEGHTYWLFKASGSDIVKLYDLTTLCEEAAEEKCQNPFTLPVAVLLYKVASNMMLKKSQNRKNYGTIRTLLLNCIKLLDEERHTQIIASAHYMLAELFQLDDVSVEEGNGESLRGGGSEDSYSDEEEEEEDEDESSSYSTSSEPHDDSKAVAIIKSVGELSVPEKYKSTHQIRPNCAFPVSQDKEEKCRLVLSYVLKGLKAVDGSIKKESDLPAADPSTPIPLKYEERSQNGARDVEKEIALLLDRVGPINAEPKMPTRSGMLPGTWQHRMKQQLCLKASKAYYVLADAATNLMKYGRSLRYIKLALQCHDAYCSISGSLHPQMLLFHCQCLSLCGDVQLILAQNASNRAAYLEEYSYQTKDDQEILHCLHRESSCQAFSMATDLATDPEYQLIISSKCYEAAHDLLTSEVLKDLGQEQLGQVLKRLGNIRNEMGVFYMNQAAAMQTEKGVRRSVCVAEQELWKKSFSCFEKGMEDFQAISDLVNTALLLCNIGRLMRICAQAHCVITSEHSRGEFSPEEALYYNKAIDYYQRALKSLGCRDSHSAVWDSVNWELSTTYFTLATLLQDYAPLSRKAQEQIEREVTETMMKSLRYCDLQTESARQPLYQYRAATIHHRLASMYHSCYRNQVGNESVRKQHKALAEQHYSKAVRLFVSLSDAPCELLRTLLERVAFAEFTMAGQNSNAVKLKTLTGALEIMCETRHAFNLIHKELLEQQEKVTLTAEDSEKPEESQESLDCSSGLNTEEVVKLIGVFEPSFSFLLLQLIKLSTANKRKLNGKEEEHVKVYKNVYSLLLRAEKSVPLIQRVSLFLELLDQLNPSTGSNETRSLS